The Meiothermus sp. region TACCGTCCGACGACTACCTGATTCCCATCGGCAAGGCCGCCGTCCGCCGCGAGGGAAGGGACATCACCCTGGTCTCTTACGGCGGGCCGATGGTAGAGACGCTCAAGGCCGCCGAGGAGATGGCCGCCGCCGGGGTTGAGGCGGAGGTGATTGACCTGCGCACCGTGATGCCCTGGGACAAAGAGGCGGTTCTAAACTCGGTGGCCAAGACCGGGCGGCTGCTGATGATCGCCGAGGCCCCCCGCACCGCCAGCGTGGCCTCGGAGGTGGCCGCCACCGTTTCGGAAGAGCTGTTCGACCAGCTGCTGGCTCCACCCCTGCGGGTGACCGGGTTCGACACCCCCTACCCGCTGGCCCAGGACAAGCTCTACATGCCCACCGTAACGCGCATTCTGAACGCTGCCAAGCGTCTACTCGACTACTAGGGAGGCCTCATGCCCAAAGAAGTGGTGTTGCCCGAACTTGCAGAATCTGTGGTGGAAGGTGAGATTCTCCGCTGGCTGGTCAACGAGGGGGAACCCCTCAAAAAAGACCAGCCCTTCGTGGAGGTGATGACCGACAAAGTCACGGTGGAACTCCCCAGCCCCTACGAGGGCGTGCTCCTGCAAAAGCTGGTGAAGGAAGGGGACGTGGTACCTGTCCATGCGCCCATCGCCTTGGTAGCCGAACCGGGAGAAGTAACCGCCCCCATCTCGGACCAAAAACCCGCCCCCGCGCCGAGCGTACAGGCCCAGGAGGAGCGCTCCATCGTGGAGCCGGGCACGGTCGCCGAGGACGATGGCGCCAACCTCTCCTTGTTCAAGCCCGACAGCAAACCGGAGCAGGTGAAAAACCCCTTCGCCAAAGCAGCACCCCTCCAGGCCCCCCAGAGCACCGCCGTAGCCCAGCCCCGGCGGGTGGTGGCGGTACCGGCGGCCCGCAAGCTGGCCCGCGAGCTGGGCCTGGACATCGCCCAGGTGCCGGGCTCGGGGCCGGGGGGCCGGGTGCGGGTAGAGGACGTGCGGGCCTACGCCCAAGCCCAAAGCCAGGCTCGAGCGATCCCAGAACCTCAAGGCCCCAAACCATCCACCCCCGGCTTCCCGCCCCCGGTACAGTACAAATCCCCCAAGGGCTACGAGAACCTCGAGACCCGCGTACCCCTGCGCGGCCTACGGCGGGCCATCGCGAGCCAGATGGTAGCCTCGCACCTCTACACCGTGCGCACCCTCTCGGTGGACGAGGCCGACCTGACCGAGCTGGTGGCCCTGCGCGAGCGGCTCAAGCCGGAAGCCGAGGCCCAGGGAGTCAAGCTCAGCTACCTGCCGTTTATTTTCAAGGCCATTGCAGTGGCGCTCAAGAAGTTCCCGGCCCTCAACAGCTCGCTCGACGAGGCCCGGCAGGAGGTGGTGCTCAAGCACTATATACACATCGGGATGGCGGTGGCCGCCGAGAACGGCCTGATTGTGCCGGTGGTTCGGGATGTAGACCGCAAAAGCCTGCTGCAGCTGGCCCGCGAAATCAACGACCTGGCCGAGCGGGCCCGCAGCGGCAAACTAGGCCCAGAGGAAGTGAGTGGCTCCACCTTCAGCGTGACCAACATCGGCTCCATCGGGGCCCTCTTCAGCTTCCCCATCATCAACGTGCCGGACGCGGCCATCCTGGGGGTACACTCCATCCAGAAGCGCCCGGTGGTGAACGAGCGTGACGAGATTGTGGTGCGCCACATGATGTACCTCTCGCTCTCCTTCGACCACCGGCTGGTCGACGGGGCCGAGGCCGCACGGTTCTGCAAGGAAGTGATCCGGCTCCTGGAAAAACCCGAGCGGCTCTTCCTGGAAGCGCTGTAGTTTTTCATCAGGCAGATTTTGTTTTTCAACTGAGCACTCACTAGAATGGGGTGTCTATGGCCACTATCTACGATGTAATTGTGATCGGAACCGGCCCTGGCGGCTACCACGCGGCCATCCGGGCGGCCCAACTGGGCAAGAAAGTGCTGGCGGTGGAAGCGGAGTATGTGGGCGGGGTCTGCCTGAACGTGGGCTGTATTCCCACCAAGGCTCTGCTGCACGCGGCGGAGGAACTCGAGGGCATCCGGCATGGGAGCGACTTCGGGTTAGAGGTGAAAGAAGCCAGGCTCGACACCAAAAAGCTGGGCGGCTGGCGCGACGGCATCGTCAAAAAGCTGACCGGTGGGGTTTCCCAACTGCTGAAGGGCAACAAGGTAGACCTCAAAACCGGCTTTGCCAAGTTTGTTGACAAAAACACCATCGAGGTCGGGGGCGAGCGCATCCAGGGCAAAACCTTCATCGTGGCCACCGGCTCCGAGCCCAACACCCTGCCGGGCTTCGAGGTAGACCAGAAGGACATCGTGGACTCCACCGGGGCTCTGCGCGTGGAGGAAAAGTTCCCCAAGCGGCTCTTGTGCATTGGGGGGGGTGCGATTGGGCTCGAGTTCGCCCAGGTCTACAAGCGCCTGGGGGCCGAGGTCACGGTGATTGAGTTCATGGGCCAGATTCTACCCGCCGCCGACCCCGAGACCGCCGGCCTGCTGGCCAAGACCCTCACCAAGCAGGGCATCGTCATCAAGACCAACACCAAAGGCGTGGGGGTCGAGCGCAAGAAGGATGGCCTGCACGTGACGCTCGAGGACGTAAAGTCGGGGAAGCAAGAAGAAATCGTGGTGGATAAAATCCTGGTGGCTACCGGCCGCCGCCCGCGCGGGAAAGGGCTGGGGCTGGAAGCCATTGGCGTCACGGTAGACGAGCGCGGCTACATCCCCACCAACGAGCGCATGGAGACCAATGTGCCGGGCATCTACGCCATCGGCGACGTGACCCGCCCCCCCTTGCTGGCGCATAAAGCCATGAAGGAGGGCCTGGTGGCCGCCGAAAATGCTGCTGGCGGCAACGCCGCTATGGACTACCAGATTCCCAACGTGGTCTACACCAGCCCGGAGTGGGCCGCGGTGGGCCTGACCGAGGAGGAGGCCGCCAAGGCCGGCTACAAGGTCAAGGTGGGCAAGTTCCCCCTCGCGGCCTCGGGCCGGGCCATGACCCTGGGGGCCACCGAGGGGCTGATTAAGCTGGTGGGCGACGCCGAAACCGACCTGCTGCTGGGCGGGCACATCCTGAGCCCGAACGCCTCGGACATGATCGCCGAGATCGCCCTGGCCCTGGAGATGGGGGCCACCGTGACCGACGTGGCCCTCACCGTGCACGCCCACCCCACCCTCTCCGAGGGCATCATGGAGGCCGCCGAGCACCTGCACCGCCAGGCCATCCACATCGCCAACCGCTAGGCTTTCTGGTATAACAGCGTTGCATGCGAATACGCGCCACCCTCAACGCCCTGGCCCTGCGGCTCGACGGCAACGAGACCCCCGAGATGCTGCGCAAGGCCCTGGCCGACCTGCCCCCCTTACCCCTCGAGGTGGAGGTGGCCGGGGTAGTGGGCCAGGGGGTACTGGAGGCCCTGCTCGAGCTCGGGCGTGAGCGGGGCTTGCAGCTCAGGCCCCAGCGGGGCGAAAAATACATCCCTTACACCGAGGTGATCGACCAGACCCTACGCTCGGGGAGCCGCGTCGAGTCGCCGGGCACGGTGGTTATCCTGGGCGACGTGAACGCCGGGGCCGAGGTGGTGGCGGCGGGCGACATCATCGTGGTGGGGAAGCTGCGCGGGCTGGCCCATGCGGGGGCTACCGGACAGGAAGAGGCGGCTATCTGGGCCATGAGTCTGGAGGCCAAACAGCTTCGCATTGCCCAGCACGTGGCGCAGGCCCCCGACGGCGAGCGAAGCACCCGCGGCCCCGAGCGGGCCCGGGTGGCCGAGGGTCGGATTGTGCTCGAGGCCTGGGGCAAAAAAACTTGAGCGTGGCTGTCATGTAGCCAGGCCACACAGCCAACCTGCCACAATAGCCTTATGACCCGGGTGCTGCTGATCGAAGACGATACAGGGGTGCGCGAGGCGCTGCGCTTGGGGTTGGAACTCGAGGGCTATGGTGTGCTCGAGGCAGGTAGTGGGGCCGAGGGCTTGCGCCGGCTGGCCGAGAACCCGGATGTGGTGGTGCTGGATGTGCTGCTACCGGGGGGCGATGGGTTTGGGGTGCTGCGCGAAATCCGCCGGATCAGCGCGGTACCGGTGCTCATGCTCACCGCCCTGGACGAGGTGGAATGGCGGGTCAAGGGTCTGCGCGAAGGGGCCGACGACTACCTGGTTAAGCCCTACGCCCTGGCAGAACTGGTAGCCCGCCTCGAGGCCCTGTTGCGCCGCAGCAAGCGCGATGAAGAGGTGCTCACCTACGCCGACGTGGTGCTGTATCCGCACAAAATGGAGGCCCGCCGGGGGGCGCGGCTACTGGAGCTTTCGCCCAAAGCCCTGCTGCTTTTACAGTGTTTTTTGCAGCACGCCGAGCACCTCCTGCCCAAGGAAACCCTGATGCAGCGGGTCTGGGGTGAGGAGGTCGAGCCCAACACCCTCGAGGTGCACCTTTCGGCCTTACGCCGCGCCCTGGGGGAACCCCCGCTGCTTCACACCCTGCGGGGACACGGCTATATCTTGAGGCAGTAACCTTCTCTCTTTCCTGCCCCTACCCCATGACCCTGCGCCTGCGTCTTTTACTGTGGCTTTTGCTGGCCCTGGCTTTACTCTGGCTTCCGCTGGGGGTTCTGACCGTACGGCAAGCCCAACGCACCGTGCAGGACACCCTCGAGCGGGCGGTTCGCTCGAGGCTGGGCTTTTTGCTCAGCCAGGGGCAACTGCGCATCCAGGATCTGGCCCAGGTGGTACAGGAGTTTGGCGGGGTGGGATTTGTGTGGGGTGCCGAAGGGCGCATTACTTACACCGATCTGGGCGATTATGCGCTGCCCGAGGGTCTCGAGCAGGCGCTTTTGCAGGGCCAGAGTTTCCGCCGCATCCAAGACAACTGGCTGTGGATAGCGCTCCCCGGCGATGCAGGGGGGTTGGGCCTGGGCACGCCCCTGGAAGAAGTGGCGGCCCTACCGCAGCGTTTGCTGCAGGTCTATGTGGGGATTGGTGGGGCGCTGGCTTTGTTGGCGTTTGCTGTGGGGGCTTGGGGTCTTTCTCGGTCGCTGCGCCCGCTGGACACGGTTTCGCGTGAACTGGCCCGGCGCAGTGCCGCAAACCTCGAGCCGCTCTCATCTCCTGGCCTTCCCGAGGTTCGCCCTGCCGTGCAGGCCATGAATACCTTGATGGCAGAGCTCAACACCGCTCTAAATCGGCTCAAGGTACAAGAACAAGCCGCCCGACGCTTTGCCTACGGTGCTTCGCACGAGCTGCGCAATCCCCTCACCGCCCTGAAGGGATATCTGGAGGTGCTGCGGCGGCGGCCCGGCGAGCCCCGGGCTGCCGAAGGGGCGCTACGCGAGGCGCAGCGCATGGAATCGCTCTTGCAGGGCTTGCTGGTTCTGGCCCGGTTGGAAGGCCAGGGGCAGGTGCGGGGGCAGCCCCTCGACTTGCGGGCTTTCCTCGAGCAGCGCGGTCTACCCGTAGAAGGCAGCGGCTGGGTCGAGTCCGACCCCGATTTACTGGCGGTGGTGGTCGAGAACCTGCTGCAAAATGCCCACAAACACGCCGGCGGCCTGGAGAAAATTGTTCTCGAGCCGGGGCGCGAGGGCGTCTGGCTTTGGGCCTACGACGCTGGCCCCGGCTTTCATCCCGAGGTTTTGCCCAAAGCCTTCGAGGCCTTCATCAAGAGCGACTCCAGCGAGGGGGTGGGCTTGGGGCTGGCCTTGGTAGCAGCGGTAGCTCGAGCGCTGGGAGGCCAAACCAGGGCCGAGAATCGCCCGGAAGGGGGGGCTAGGGTGGGGGTCTGGCTACCCGCGGCCAAGGGTCAAGGAGCTGCAAACTCCAACCTCGGCTAAAATGACCTCGAGTGAAACCGGAATACGACTACGTTGTGGTGGGAGCGGGGTCGGCAGGGTGTGTGCTGGCCAACCGGCTGAGCGCAAAGCCCGACCTCACGGTGTTGGTGCTCGAGGCCGGTGAACCCATACAGGGCCTGTACGCCAAAGCCCCGGCGGCCTTCCCCAAGCTCTTCAAAGGGCCTTACGACTGGGCTTTTTATACCGAACCACAAACCGAGCTTATGGGACGAACCCTGTACTGGCCCCGGGGCAAGGGACTGGGGGGCAGCAGTGGCATCAACGCCATGATTGTCATCCGTGGCAACCCCCATGATTACAACGACTGGCAGCAGCCGGGCTGGTCGTTTGCCGAGGTGCTACCCTACTTCAAGAAGCTCGAGACCCACCCCCTGGGCCCTTCCGAGTACCACGGCGACCAAGGCCCTTTACACGTGGAGGTGCGCAAGTACACCAACCCCCTCACCCACGCCTTCCTCGAGGTCGCCCAGCAGTGGGGCCTGGAGCCCAACCACGACTTCAACGGCCCTAAGCAAGAAGGGGCGGGACTCTTCCATGTCAACCAGAAAAATGGCGCCCGGCATAGTGCGGCCCGAGCCTACCTGCTACCGGCCCTGCCACGCCCCAACCTCGATGCCCAGACCGGGGCCCGTGCCCATCGCATCCTATTCGAAGGAAACCGAGCCGTGGGGGTAGAGTACCGTCACCAAGGCCAGGTGTGGCGGGTGCGGGCCCGCCGGGCAGTGATCGTCTCGAGCGGGACGGTGCAGTCGCCCCAGCTCCTGATGCTTTCGGGGATTGGCCCTGCCGATCACCTTAAATTGCATGGGCTCGAGGTACGCCAAGACCTACCGGTAGGCCAGAACCTGTGGGATCATCTGGCCCTGCCGCTCATCTGGCACGCCCGAGCACCGGTGAGCCTGGACAAGGCCGAGACCCTGGCCAACATCGCCCGTTATTTGTTGACCCAGCGCGGGCCCTTGGTGAGCAACGTAGCCGAGGCCGGGGCTTTTCTACGCACCCGGCCCGAGGCCCCCGCACCCGACCTGCAGTATCACTTCGGGCCGGCTTTTTTCAGTGACCATGGTTTCGATCGCGAGGAGGGCTACTTTTTCACCATTGGCCCCACCCTGGTAGCCCCCCAAAGCCGGGGCTTCATTGGCCTGAAAAGCGCCGACCCAGAGGCCGCGCCACTCATCCAGCCCCACTACCTAAGCGAGCCCGCCGACCTCGAGGTGTTGCGGGCGGGTATCACCATAGCCCGCGAAATAGCCGCCCAAAAGGCTTTCGACTCCTACCGCGGCCAACCCCATGCCCGCCAGGCCGAGGTGCGAAGCCCCACCGAGATGTCGGCCTACATCCGCCGGTATGCCCAGACCCTCTACCACCCCGCCGGAACCTGCAGCATGGGGCAGGTAGTGGACGGGAATTTGCGGGTCTATGGCACCGAGAACCTCTACGTGGTGGATGCCTCGGTGATGCCGGGAGTCATCCGCGGCAACACCCACATCCCCACCCTGATGGTGGCCGAAAAAGCCGCAGACCGGCTGCTAGAGGTCTAGCAGCCGAACCTCGAGCACCGCCCAGTGCAAGAAGCGCCTCTCGCGTATGTGGCATCAAACGGGCGCTCCACCCTCCGCCGCGGATCACTTTGGTCTGGTTAGAGCGCTCTTCACAAATATCGAGCCATCGGGGACTAATGGTCTGGTAACTAAATTTCCGAAGTTATGTACCGCACACCGAATACATCGATGTAGAGATTCCATCCCACTTCGGCCCCCGAGATCTAAAAACGCCCTCCCTACCGCGTAGGGAGGGTGGGGGAGGGTATCAGGCAAGGCCCCCAATCCGCTGGGTGAAGGACCAGGTCAGCCACCCCACCTGGCCTCCCCTACGCAGTAGGGGAGGGAAGGGGCGAAGCGGGGTGGGGTGCTTTTTGCATGACCGTACAGGCAAGGCACCGAAGGCCCAGGT contains the following coding sequences:
- a CDS encoding dihydrolipoamide acetyltransferase family protein — translated: MPKEVVLPELAESVVEGEILRWLVNEGEPLKKDQPFVEVMTDKVTVELPSPYEGVLLQKLVKEGDVVPVHAPIALVAEPGEVTAPISDQKPAPAPSVQAQEERSIVEPGTVAEDDGANLSLFKPDSKPEQVKNPFAKAAPLQAPQSTAVAQPRRVVAVPAARKLARELGLDIAQVPGSGPGGRVRVEDVRAYAQAQSQARAIPEPQGPKPSTPGFPPPVQYKSPKGYENLETRVPLRGLRRAIASQMVASHLYTVRTLSVDEADLTELVALRERLKPEAEAQGVKLSYLPFIFKAIAVALKKFPALNSSLDEARQEVVLKHYIHIGMAVAAENGLIVPVVRDVDRKSLLQLAREINDLAERARSGKLGPEEVSGSTFSVTNIGSIGALFSFPIINVPDAAILGVHSIQKRPVVNERDEIVVRHMMYLSLSFDHRLVDGAEAARFCKEVIRLLEKPERLFLEAL
- the lpdA gene encoding dihydrolipoyl dehydrogenase; the encoded protein is MATIYDVIVIGTGPGGYHAAIRAAQLGKKVLAVEAEYVGGVCLNVGCIPTKALLHAAEELEGIRHGSDFGLEVKEARLDTKKLGGWRDGIVKKLTGGVSQLLKGNKVDLKTGFAKFVDKNTIEVGGERIQGKTFIVATGSEPNTLPGFEVDQKDIVDSTGALRVEEKFPKRLLCIGGGAIGLEFAQVYKRLGAEVTVIEFMGQILPAADPETAGLLAKTLTKQGIVIKTNTKGVGVERKKDGLHVTLEDVKSGKQEEIVVDKILVATGRRPRGKGLGLEAIGVTVDERGYIPTNERMETNVPGIYAIGDVTRPPLLAHKAMKEGLVAAENAAGGNAAMDYQIPNVVYTSPEWAAVGLTEEEAAKAGYKVKVGKFPLAASGRAMTLGATEGLIKLVGDAETDLLLGGHILSPNASDMIAEIALALEMGATVTDVALTVHAHPTLSEGIMEAAEHLHRQAIHIANR
- the minC gene encoding septum site-determining protein MinC; protein product: MRIRATLNALALRLDGNETPEMLRKALADLPPLPLEVEVAGVVGQGVLEALLELGRERGLQLRPQRGEKYIPYTEVIDQTLRSGSRVESPGTVVILGDVNAGAEVVAAGDIIVVGKLRGLAHAGATGQEEAAIWAMSLEAKQLRIAQHVAQAPDGERSTRGPERARVAEGRIVLEAWGKKT
- a CDS encoding response regulator transcription factor; amino-acid sequence: MTRVLLIEDDTGVREALRLGLELEGYGVLEAGSGAEGLRRLAENPDVVVLDVLLPGGDGFGVLREIRRISAVPVLMLTALDEVEWRVKGLREGADDYLVKPYALAELVARLEALLRRSKRDEEVLTYADVVLYPHKMEARRGARLLELSPKALLLLQCFLQHAEHLLPKETLMQRVWGEEVEPNTLEVHLSALRRALGEPPLLHTLRGHGYILRQ
- a CDS encoding HAMP domain-containing sensor histidine kinase; this translates as MTLRLRLLLWLLLALALLWLPLGVLTVRQAQRTVQDTLERAVRSRLGFLLSQGQLRIQDLAQVVQEFGGVGFVWGAEGRITYTDLGDYALPEGLEQALLQGQSFRRIQDNWLWIALPGDAGGLGLGTPLEEVAALPQRLLQVYVGIGGALALLAFAVGAWGLSRSLRPLDTVSRELARRSAANLEPLSSPGLPEVRPAVQAMNTLMAELNTALNRLKVQEQAARRFAYGASHELRNPLTALKGYLEVLRRRPGEPRAAEGALREAQRMESLLQGLLVLARLEGQGQVRGQPLDLRAFLEQRGLPVEGSGWVESDPDLLAVVVENLLQNAHKHAGGLEKIVLEPGREGVWLWAYDAGPGFHPEVLPKAFEAFIKSDSSEGVGLGLALVAAVARALGGQTRAENRPEGGARVGVWLPAAKGQGAANSNLG
- a CDS encoding GMC family oxidoreductase — encoded protein: MKPEYDYVVVGAGSAGCVLANRLSAKPDLTVLVLEAGEPIQGLYAKAPAAFPKLFKGPYDWAFYTEPQTELMGRTLYWPRGKGLGGSSGINAMIVIRGNPHDYNDWQQPGWSFAEVLPYFKKLETHPLGPSEYHGDQGPLHVEVRKYTNPLTHAFLEVAQQWGLEPNHDFNGPKQEGAGLFHVNQKNGARHSAARAYLLPALPRPNLDAQTGARAHRILFEGNRAVGVEYRHQGQVWRVRARRAVIVSSGTVQSPQLLMLSGIGPADHLKLHGLEVRQDLPVGQNLWDHLALPLIWHARAPVSLDKAETLANIARYLLTQRGPLVSNVAEAGAFLRTRPEAPAPDLQYHFGPAFFSDHGFDREEGYFFTIGPTLVAPQSRGFIGLKSADPEAAPLIQPHYLSEPADLEVLRAGITIAREIAAQKAFDSYRGQPHARQAEVRSPTEMSAYIRRYAQTLYHPAGTCSMGQVVDGNLRVYGTENLYVVDASVMPGVIRGNTHIPTLMVAEKAADRLLEV